Proteins from a genomic interval of Motacilla alba alba isolate MOTALB_02 chromosome 11, Motacilla_alba_V1.0_pri, whole genome shotgun sequence:
- the PABPN1L gene encoding embryonic polyadenylate-binding protein 2 isoform X2, whose amino-acid sequence MFGARASPLFLDTSEIWWHDPASLQAEAAPWDVTEVAAVCRASDEGSDPSPPEGNSAEEQDVQDPELEAIKAKLREIEEEDERLRELQLEAENHLFMSSEAALFPLTTKEKMEADQRSIYVGNVDYGGTAEELESHFNSCGQINRVTILCDKFSGHPKGYAYIEFEEQSSVKAAVELDESIFRGRVIKVRAGGAPGGLLPPFPALPARGWAKPQLQQPLPALQVLPKRTNMPGISSTDRGGYRGCFHARGGLGRWGGPYGQQPRLRGRTYRGRPRLLPWYFPY is encoded by the exons ATGTTCGGGGCCAGGGCCAG TCCTCTCTTCCTGGACACTTCAGAGATCTGGTGGCACGACCCAGCGTCCCTGCAAGCGGAGGCAGCGCCCTGGGATGTGACAGAGGTGGCAGCCGTGTGTAGGGCATCAGATGAGGGCTCCGATCCGAGCCCCCCGGAGGGGAAcagtgcagaggagcaggatgtTCAGGACCCG GAGCTGGAGGCCATCAAAGCCAAACTGCGGGAAAtagaggaggaggatgagaggctgagggagctgcagctggaagctgaGAACCACCTGTTCATGAGCTCAGAAGCAG CTCTCTTCCCACTGACAACCAAGGAGAAGATGGAGGCTGACCAGCGTTCCATCTACGTGGGCAAT GTGGATTACGGGGGCacagcagaagagctggagtCTCACTTCAACAGCTGCGGGCAGATCAACCGCGTCACCATCCTCTGTGACAAGTTCTCGGGCCACCCCAAAGG CTACGCCTACATCGAGTTCGAGGAGCAGAGCTCCGTCAAGGCTGCGGTGGAGCTGGACGAGAGCATCTTCAGGGGCCGCGTCATCAAGGTGAGAGCAGGGGGAGCCCCTGGGGGGCTGctccccccattcccagccctgcctgcccgtGGCTGGGCCaaaccccagctccagcagcccctccccgccctgcaggtgctgcccaAGAGGACCAACATGCCCGGCATCAGCAGCACGGACCGCGGGGGCTACCGGGGCTGCTTCCACGCCCGGGGAGGGCTGGGCCGCTGGGGGGGCCCCTACGGGCAGCAGCCCCGCCTGCGAGGCAGGACCTACAG GGGTCGGCCAAGGCTGCTGCCTTGGTATTTTCCATACTAG
- the PABPN1L gene encoding embryonic polyadenylate-binding protein 2 isoform X3 produces the protein MFGARASPLFLDTSEIWWHDPASLQAEAAPWDVTEVAAVCRASDEGSDPSPPEGNSAEEQDVQDPELEAIKAKLREIEEEDERLRELQLEAENHLFMSSEAALFPLTTKEKMEADQRSIYVGNVDYGGTAEELESHFNSCGQINRVTILCDKFSGHPKGSVLCAGCPRGSAGCPRGSAHTFPHSYAYIEFEEQSSVKAAVELDESIFRGRVIKVLPKRTNMPGISSTDRGGYRGCFHARGGLGRWGGPYGQQPRLRGRTYRGRPRLLPWYFPY, from the exons ATGTTCGGGGCCAGGGCCAG TCCTCTCTTCCTGGACACTTCAGAGATCTGGTGGCACGACCCAGCGTCCCTGCAAGCGGAGGCAGCGCCCTGGGATGTGACAGAGGTGGCAGCCGTGTGTAGGGCATCAGATGAGGGCTCCGATCCGAGCCCCCCGGAGGGGAAcagtgcagaggagcaggatgtTCAGGACCCG GAGCTGGAGGCCATCAAAGCCAAACTGCGGGAAAtagaggaggaggatgagaggctgagggagctgcagctggaagctgaGAACCACCTGTTCATGAGCTCAGAAGCAG CTCTCTTCCCACTGACAACCAAGGAGAAGATGGAGGCTGACCAGCGTTCCATCTACGTGGGCAAT GTGGATTACGGGGGCacagcagaagagctggagtCTCACTTCAACAGCTGCGGGCAGATCAACCGCGTCACCATCCTCTGTGACAAGTTCTCGGGCCACCCCAAAGGGTCAGTGCTGTGTGCGGGGTGTCCCCGGGGCTCCGCAGGGTGTCCCCGGGGCTCTGCTCACACCTTTCCCCACAGCTACGCCTACATCGAGTTCGAGGAGCAGAGCTCCGTCAAGGCTGCGGTGGAGCTGGACGAGAGCATCTTCAGGGGCCGCGTCATCAAG gtgctgcccaAGAGGACCAACATGCCCGGCATCAGCAGCACGGACCGCGGGGGCTACCGGGGCTGCTTCCACGCCCGGGGAGGGCTGGGCCGCTGGGGGGGCCCCTACGGGCAGCAGCCCCGCCTGCGAGGCAGGACCTACAG GGGTCGGCCAAGGCTGCTGCCTTGGTATTTTCCATACTAG
- the TRAPPC2L gene encoding trafficking protein particle complex subunit 2-like protein isoform X1 translates to MRPERGRVQQRGLNREQRPQNYPLYIRSVPTENELKFHYTVHTSLDVVDEKISAMGKALVDQRELYLGLLYPTEDYKVYGYVTNSKVKFVMVVDSSNTALRDNEIRSMFRKLHNSYTDIMCNPFYNPGDRIHSRAFDTMVNSMMMQVC, encoded by the exons ATGCGGCCCGAGCGGGGCCGGGTGCAGCAGCGAGGCCTGAACAGGGAGCAGAGGCCTCAG aaTTACCCCCTGTACATCCGGAGCGTCCCCACGGAGAACGAGCTGAAGTTCCACTACACCGTGCACACCTCCCTGGACGTGGTGGATGAGAAGATCTCAGCCATGGGCAAAGCCCTGGTGGACCAGAGAGAGCTCTACCTGGGGCTCCTCTACCCCACCGAAGACTACAAGGT CTACGGCTACGTGACCAACTCCAAGGTGAAGTTTGTCATGGTGGTGGATTCCTCCAACACAGCCCTGAGGGACAACGAGATCCGCAGC ATGTTCCGAAAGCTGCACAACTCCTACACTGACATCATGTGCAACCCCTTCTACAACCCTGGGGACAGGATCCATTCCAG GGCTTTTGATACTATGGTGAACTCCATGATGATGCAGGTgtgctga
- the PABPN1L gene encoding embryonic polyadenylate-binding protein 2 isoform X4 — MFGARASPLFLDTSEIWWHDPASLQAEAAPWDVTEVAAVCRASDEGSDPSPPEGNSAEEQDVQDPELEAIKAKLREIEEEDERLRELQLEAENHLFMSSEAALFPLTTKEKMEADQRSIYVGNVDYGGTAEELESHFNSCGQINRVTILCDKFSGHPKGYAYIEFEEQSSVKAAVELDESIFRGRVIKVLPKRTNMPGISSTDRGGYRGCFHARGGLGRWGGPYGQQPRLRGRTYRGRPRLLPWYFPY, encoded by the exons ATGTTCGGGGCCAGGGCCAG TCCTCTCTTCCTGGACACTTCAGAGATCTGGTGGCACGACCCAGCGTCCCTGCAAGCGGAGGCAGCGCCCTGGGATGTGACAGAGGTGGCAGCCGTGTGTAGGGCATCAGATGAGGGCTCCGATCCGAGCCCCCCGGAGGGGAAcagtgcagaggagcaggatgtTCAGGACCCG GAGCTGGAGGCCATCAAAGCCAAACTGCGGGAAAtagaggaggaggatgagaggctgagggagctgcagctggaagctgaGAACCACCTGTTCATGAGCTCAGAAGCAG CTCTCTTCCCACTGACAACCAAGGAGAAGATGGAGGCTGACCAGCGTTCCATCTACGTGGGCAAT GTGGATTACGGGGGCacagcagaagagctggagtCTCACTTCAACAGCTGCGGGCAGATCAACCGCGTCACCATCCTCTGTGACAAGTTCTCGGGCCACCCCAAAGG CTACGCCTACATCGAGTTCGAGGAGCAGAGCTCCGTCAAGGCTGCGGTGGAGCTGGACGAGAGCATCTTCAGGGGCCGCGTCATCAAG gtgctgcccaAGAGGACCAACATGCCCGGCATCAGCAGCACGGACCGCGGGGGCTACCGGGGCTGCTTCCACGCCCGGGGAGGGCTGGGCCGCTGGGGGGGCCCCTACGGGCAGCAGCCCCGCCTGCGAGGCAGGACCTACAG GGGTCGGCCAAGGCTGCTGCCTTGGTATTTTCCATACTAG
- the TRAPPC2L gene encoding trafficking protein particle complex subunit 2-like protein isoform X2 yields MAVCIAVIAKENYPLYIRSVPTENELKFHYTVHTSLDVVDEKISAMGKALVDQRELYLGLLYPTEDYKVYGYVTNSKVKFVMVVDSSNTALRDNEIRSMFRKLHNSYTDIMCNPFYNPGDRIHSRAFDTMVNSMMMQVC; encoded by the exons ATGGCGGTGTGCATCGCCGTGATCGCCAAGGAG aaTTACCCCCTGTACATCCGGAGCGTCCCCACGGAGAACGAGCTGAAGTTCCACTACACCGTGCACACCTCCCTGGACGTGGTGGATGAGAAGATCTCAGCCATGGGCAAAGCCCTGGTGGACCAGAGAGAGCTCTACCTGGGGCTCCTCTACCCCACCGAAGACTACAAGGT CTACGGCTACGTGACCAACTCCAAGGTGAAGTTTGTCATGGTGGTGGATTCCTCCAACACAGCCCTGAGGGACAACGAGATCCGCAGC ATGTTCCGAAAGCTGCACAACTCCTACACTGACATCATGTGCAACCCCTTCTACAACCCTGGGGACAGGATCCATTCCAG GGCTTTTGATACTATGGTGAACTCCATGATGATGCAGGTgtgctga
- the PABPN1L gene encoding embryonic polyadenylate-binding protein 2 isoform X1, with product MFGARASPLFLDTSEIWWHDPASLQAEAAPWDVTEVAAVCRASDEGSDPSPPEGNSAEEQDVQDPELEAIKAKLREIEEEDERLRELQLEAENHLFMSSEAALFPLTTKEKMEADQRSIYVGNVDYGGTAEELESHFNSCGQINRVTILCDKFSGHPKGSVLCAGCPRGSAGCPRGSAHTFPHSYAYIEFEEQSSVKAAVELDESIFRGRVIKVRAGGAPGGLLPPFPALPARGWAKPQLQQPLPALQVLPKRTNMPGISSTDRGGYRGCFHARGGLGRWGGPYGQQPRLRGRTYRGRPRLLPWYFPY from the exons ATGTTCGGGGCCAGGGCCAG TCCTCTCTTCCTGGACACTTCAGAGATCTGGTGGCACGACCCAGCGTCCCTGCAAGCGGAGGCAGCGCCCTGGGATGTGACAGAGGTGGCAGCCGTGTGTAGGGCATCAGATGAGGGCTCCGATCCGAGCCCCCCGGAGGGGAAcagtgcagaggagcaggatgtTCAGGACCCG GAGCTGGAGGCCATCAAAGCCAAACTGCGGGAAAtagaggaggaggatgagaggctgagggagctgcagctggaagctgaGAACCACCTGTTCATGAGCTCAGAAGCAG CTCTCTTCCCACTGACAACCAAGGAGAAGATGGAGGCTGACCAGCGTTCCATCTACGTGGGCAAT GTGGATTACGGGGGCacagcagaagagctggagtCTCACTTCAACAGCTGCGGGCAGATCAACCGCGTCACCATCCTCTGTGACAAGTTCTCGGGCCACCCCAAAGGGTCAGTGCTGTGTGCGGGGTGTCCCCGGGGCTCCGCAGGGTGTCCCCGGGGCTCTGCTCACACCTTTCCCCACAGCTACGCCTACATCGAGTTCGAGGAGCAGAGCTCCGTCAAGGCTGCGGTGGAGCTGGACGAGAGCATCTTCAGGGGCCGCGTCATCAAGGTGAGAGCAGGGGGAGCCCCTGGGGGGCTGctccccccattcccagccctgcctgcccgtGGCTGGGCCaaaccccagctccagcagcccctccccgccctgcaggtgctgcccaAGAGGACCAACATGCCCGGCATCAGCAGCACGGACCGCGGGGGCTACCGGGGCTGCTTCCACGCCCGGGGAGGGCTGGGCCGCTGGGGGGGCCCCTACGGGCAGCAGCCCCGCCTGCGAGGCAGGACCTACAG GGGTCGGCCAAGGCTGCTGCCTTGGTATTTTCCATACTAG